A stretch of Brassica napus cultivar Da-Ae chromosome C6, Da-Ae, whole genome shotgun sequence DNA encodes these proteins:
- the LOC106415772 gene encoding non-lysosomal glucosylceramidase isoform X2 yields MQNGHTETEDQNQMFPLGYRLWRHTKEEAAKGRASIFDIFRKHHITGDHGVPLGGIGAGSIGRSYKGEFQQFKLFPKICEEAPILTNQFSVFVSRPGGVKHSTVLCPTKPEVIKDNGGYLCRGEAPNVGIDSWDWNMTGEKSTYHALYPRSWTVYEGEPDPELRIVSRQVSPFIPHNYKETSLPVSVFDFTVTNTGAEQATVTLLFTWENSVGGTSGLTGQHLNSTIMAKDGVHAVALHHKTANGHPPVTYAIAAKETEDVRVSSCPSFLVSGTSPNKITAGDMWDEIKKNASFDKLTINACSPSKPGTSIGAAIAAKVKVPPGFDRTVTFSLSWDCPEARFDEKTYHRRYTRFYGGLGNAAVAMAHDALLNFSEWEAQIEEWQGPILADTSLPEWYRTTLFNELYYFNSGGTIWTDGLPPKQSLDSIGRRKISLSISTIDNPDSDQNNIALDILGRIDAVCWQIHAPLSSNAALGTTMVQHTEENIGQFLYLEGIQYLMYNTYDVHFYSSFALLMLFPKLELSIQRDFAAAVLMHDSSKKQVMSSGEFVTRKVLGAVPHDIGLNDPWFEVNAYNLFNTDRWKDLNSKFVLQVYRDVVATGDIKFAKSVWPSVYTAIAYLDQFDKDGDGMIENEGFPDQTYDAWSCTGVSAYCGGLWVAALQAGSALALLVGDNGAAVYFNAKYEKARSVYEKLWNGSYFNYDNSRSGSSSSILADQLAGQWYARACGLKPIAKEEWIKKALETVYDFNVMKVREGTRGAVNGMLPDGRVDTSTMVSREVWAGTTYSVAACMIQEGLADKGFRTARGIYEAAWSDRGLGVSFQTPEAWTTNDEYRSLCYMRPLAIWGMQWAHTMPQPNREQEQSLRIQEEEETSVLFQQHAGFIKVAHYLKTTKGKDHRSRLQSAYETFLRVVRL; encoded by the exons ATGCAAAACGGTCACACAGAAACTGAAGACCAGAACCAAATG TTTCCATTAGGCTACAGATTGTGGCGACACACCAAAGAAGAAGCCGCAAAAGGAAGA GCATCGATCTTCGACATCTTCAGAAAACACCATATAACAGGAGATCATGGTGTCCCTTTAGGGGGGATTGG TGCAGGAAGCATTGGAAGGAGTTACAAGGGTGAGTTTCAGCAGTTCAAGTTATTCCCAAAGATTTGTGAGGAAGCTCCAATCCTCACAAACCAATTCTCT gTATTTGTTTCTCGCCCGGGCGGTGTGAAGCACTCAACTGTTCTATGTCCAACAAAGCCAGAAGTGATTAA AGACAATGGAGGCTATTTGTGCAGAGGTGAAGCTCCAAATGTAGGAATTGATTCTTGGGATTGGAACATGACAGGGGAAAAATCCACCTACCATGCTCTTTATCCTAGGTCCTGGACCGTCTACGAAG GTGAACCTGACCCTGAACTCAGAATAGTTTCTCGTCAAGTCTCTCCCTTTATACCTCATAATTACAAGGAAACCAGTCTTCCTGTATCGGTTTTCGACTTCACG GTGACTAATACTGGAGCAGAACAAGCAACTGTTACACTGCTCTTTACTTGGGAG AATTCTGTGGGAGGAACTTCTGGGTTAACTGGACAGCACTTAAACTCAACAATAAT GGCAAAAGATGGAGTTCATGCAGTAGCTTTACACCACAA GACAGCAAATGGACACCCACCAGTGACCTACGCAATTGCAGCAAAAGAAACAGAGGATGTTCGTGTCTCATCGTGTCCAAGTTTCTTAGTTTCTGGTACTAGCCCTAACAAAATCACAGCAGGAGATATGTGGGATGAGATTAAAAAG AACGCATCGTTCGACAAGTTAACCATCAATGCATGCTCTCCATCAAAACCTGGAACTTCCATTGGAGCAGCCATAGCAGCAAAGGTGAAAGTTCCACCAGGATTTGACCGTACAGTCACATTTTCACTCTCTTGGGATTGTCCTGAGGCTAGATTCGACGAGAAAACTTACCACAG ACGATACACAAGATTCTATGGCGGTTTAGGAAATGCAGCGGTGGCAATGGCTCATGACGCTCTTCTCA ACTTCTCCGAGTGGGAGGCTCAGATTGAAGAGTGGCAAGGTCCTATTCTTGCTGACACATCACTTCCTGAGTG GTATCGAACAACTCTCTTCAACGAACTATATTATTTCAACTCAGGAGGAACCATCTGGACAG ATGGGTTGCCTCCGAAGCAAAGCCTCGATAGTATAGGAAGAAGAAAGATCTCTCTAAGCATATCAACCATAGACAATCCTGATTCAGACCAGAACAACATAGCCTTGGACATCCTAGGAAGAATCGATGCGGTCTGCTGGCAGATTCACGCTCCTCTATCCTCAAATGCTGCCCTCGGAACCACTATGGTTCAGCATACCGAAGAGAACATAGGACAGTTCCTTTACCTAGAAGGGATTCAGTATCTAATGTACAACACCTACGACGTTCACTTCTACTCCTCTTTCGCATTGCTCATGCTTTTCCCCAAACTCGAGCTGAGCATCCAGAGAGATTTTGCGGCAGCGGTTCTGATGCATGATTCCAGCAAGAAACAGGTCATGAGCTCCGGCGAATTCGTTACAAGGAAAGTTCTTGGAGCGGTTCCTCACGATATTGGTTTGAACGATCCGTGGTTTGAAGTAAATGCTTATAACTTGTTCAACACGGATAGGTGGAAAGACTTGAACTCCAAGTTTGTTCTCCAAGTTTACAGAGACGTGGTTGCGACCGGTGACATCAAGTTTGCGAAATCTGTTTGGCCATCGGTTTACACCGCCATCGCTTACTTGGACCAGTTTGATAAAGATGGAGATGGGATGATAGAGAATGAAGGGTTTCCGGATCAGACGTATGATGCTTGGTCTTGCACTGGAGTTAGCGCTTACTGTGGTGGTCTTTGGGTCGCGGCTCTCCAGGCCGGCTCCGCTTTGGCCCTTTTAGTTGGGGACAATGGGGCTGCGGTTTATTTCAACGCCAAGTATGAGAAAGCTAGAAGCGTTTACGAGAAGCTCTGGAATGgttcttattttaattatgataaCAGTCGAAGTGGCTCGAGCTCATCAATCTTGGCTGATCAATTGGCTGGACAATGGTACGCGAGGGCTTGCGGACTGAAGCCGATAGCGAAAGAAGAGTGGATCAAGAAAGCGTTGGAGACGGTCTACGACTTCAACGTGATGAAAGTGAGAGAAGGGACGCGTGGGGCTGTCAACGGGATGTTACCGGATGGACGAGTAGACACAAGCACGATGGTGTCGAGGGAGGTTTGGGCCGGGACTACATACTCGGTCGCGGCTTGTATGATTCAAGAAGGGCTTGCGGACAAAGGGTTTAGGACAGCAAGGGGAATCTATGAGGCAGCTTGGTCTGACCGGGGTCTCGG CGTCTCATTTCAGACACCAGAAGCTTGGACCACAAACGACGAGTATAGATCACTTTGTTACATGAGGCCATTAGCTATATGGGGGATGCAGTGGGCACACACAATGCCACAACCTAATAGAGAACAAGAACAATCATTAAGGAtacaagaggaagaggaaacGTCTGTGCTGTTTCAGCAACACGCAGGGTTTATTAAAGTGGCTCACTATCTGAAAACAACAAAGGGAAAAGACCACAGAAGCCGCCTCCAGTCTGCTTACGAGACCTTCCTCAGGGTAGTCCGCCTTTAG
- the LOC106415772 gene encoding non-lysosomal glucosylceramidase isoform X1 gives MQNGHTETEDQNQMAIDDKLPPISWERKLNSQTKTPSEFKLTKRDHLHLFPLGYRLWRHTKEEAAKGRASIFDIFRKHHITGDHGVPLGGIGAGSIGRSYKGEFQQFKLFPKICEEAPILTNQFSVFVSRPGGVKHSTVLCPTKPEVIKDNGGYLCRGEAPNVGIDSWDWNMTGEKSTYHALYPRSWTVYEGEPDPELRIVSRQVSPFIPHNYKETSLPVSVFDFTVTNTGAEQATVTLLFTWENSVGGTSGLTGQHLNSTIMAKDGVHAVALHHKTANGHPPVTYAIAAKETEDVRVSSCPSFLVSGTSPNKITAGDMWDEIKKNASFDKLTINACSPSKPGTSIGAAIAAKVKVPPGFDRTVTFSLSWDCPEARFDEKTYHRRYTRFYGGLGNAAVAMAHDALLNFSEWEAQIEEWQGPILADTSLPEWYRTTLFNELYYFNSGGTIWTDGLPPKQSLDSIGRRKISLSISTIDNPDSDQNNIALDILGRIDAVCWQIHAPLSSNAALGTTMVQHTEENIGQFLYLEGIQYLMYNTYDVHFYSSFALLMLFPKLELSIQRDFAAAVLMHDSSKKQVMSSGEFVTRKVLGAVPHDIGLNDPWFEVNAYNLFNTDRWKDLNSKFVLQVYRDVVATGDIKFAKSVWPSVYTAIAYLDQFDKDGDGMIENEGFPDQTYDAWSCTGVSAYCGGLWVAALQAGSALALLVGDNGAAVYFNAKYEKARSVYEKLWNGSYFNYDNSRSGSSSSILADQLAGQWYARACGLKPIAKEEWIKKALETVYDFNVMKVREGTRGAVNGMLPDGRVDTSTMVSREVWAGTTYSVAACMIQEGLADKGFRTARGIYEAAWSDRGLGVSFQTPEAWTTNDEYRSLCYMRPLAIWGMQWAHTMPQPNREQEQSLRIQEEEETSVLFQQHAGFIKVAHYLKTTKGKDHRSRLQSAYETFLRVVRL, from the exons ATGCAAAACGGTCACACAGAAACTGAAGACCAGAACCAAATG GCCATAGATGATAAACTTCCTCCAATTTCATGGGAAAGGAAGTTAAATAGTCAAACCAAGACCCCATCTGAGTTCAAACTGACTAAACGAGATCATCTTCATCTG TTTCCATTAGGCTACAGATTGTGGCGACACACCAAAGAAGAAGCCGCAAAAGGAAGA GCATCGATCTTCGACATCTTCAGAAAACACCATATAACAGGAGATCATGGTGTCCCTTTAGGGGGGATTGG TGCAGGAAGCATTGGAAGGAGTTACAAGGGTGAGTTTCAGCAGTTCAAGTTATTCCCAAAGATTTGTGAGGAAGCTCCAATCCTCACAAACCAATTCTCT gTATTTGTTTCTCGCCCGGGCGGTGTGAAGCACTCAACTGTTCTATGTCCAACAAAGCCAGAAGTGATTAA AGACAATGGAGGCTATTTGTGCAGAGGTGAAGCTCCAAATGTAGGAATTGATTCTTGGGATTGGAACATGACAGGGGAAAAATCCACCTACCATGCTCTTTATCCTAGGTCCTGGACCGTCTACGAAG GTGAACCTGACCCTGAACTCAGAATAGTTTCTCGTCAAGTCTCTCCCTTTATACCTCATAATTACAAGGAAACCAGTCTTCCTGTATCGGTTTTCGACTTCACG GTGACTAATACTGGAGCAGAACAAGCAACTGTTACACTGCTCTTTACTTGGGAG AATTCTGTGGGAGGAACTTCTGGGTTAACTGGACAGCACTTAAACTCAACAATAAT GGCAAAAGATGGAGTTCATGCAGTAGCTTTACACCACAA GACAGCAAATGGACACCCACCAGTGACCTACGCAATTGCAGCAAAAGAAACAGAGGATGTTCGTGTCTCATCGTGTCCAAGTTTCTTAGTTTCTGGTACTAGCCCTAACAAAATCACAGCAGGAGATATGTGGGATGAGATTAAAAAG AACGCATCGTTCGACAAGTTAACCATCAATGCATGCTCTCCATCAAAACCTGGAACTTCCATTGGAGCAGCCATAGCAGCAAAGGTGAAAGTTCCACCAGGATTTGACCGTACAGTCACATTTTCACTCTCTTGGGATTGTCCTGAGGCTAGATTCGACGAGAAAACTTACCACAG ACGATACACAAGATTCTATGGCGGTTTAGGAAATGCAGCGGTGGCAATGGCTCATGACGCTCTTCTCA ACTTCTCCGAGTGGGAGGCTCAGATTGAAGAGTGGCAAGGTCCTATTCTTGCTGACACATCACTTCCTGAGTG GTATCGAACAACTCTCTTCAACGAACTATATTATTTCAACTCAGGAGGAACCATCTGGACAG ATGGGTTGCCTCCGAAGCAAAGCCTCGATAGTATAGGAAGAAGAAAGATCTCTCTAAGCATATCAACCATAGACAATCCTGATTCAGACCAGAACAACATAGCCTTGGACATCCTAGGAAGAATCGATGCGGTCTGCTGGCAGATTCACGCTCCTCTATCCTCAAATGCTGCCCTCGGAACCACTATGGTTCAGCATACCGAAGAGAACATAGGACAGTTCCTTTACCTAGAAGGGATTCAGTATCTAATGTACAACACCTACGACGTTCACTTCTACTCCTCTTTCGCATTGCTCATGCTTTTCCCCAAACTCGAGCTGAGCATCCAGAGAGATTTTGCGGCAGCGGTTCTGATGCATGATTCCAGCAAGAAACAGGTCATGAGCTCCGGCGAATTCGTTACAAGGAAAGTTCTTGGAGCGGTTCCTCACGATATTGGTTTGAACGATCCGTGGTTTGAAGTAAATGCTTATAACTTGTTCAACACGGATAGGTGGAAAGACTTGAACTCCAAGTTTGTTCTCCAAGTTTACAGAGACGTGGTTGCGACCGGTGACATCAAGTTTGCGAAATCTGTTTGGCCATCGGTTTACACCGCCATCGCTTACTTGGACCAGTTTGATAAAGATGGAGATGGGATGATAGAGAATGAAGGGTTTCCGGATCAGACGTATGATGCTTGGTCTTGCACTGGAGTTAGCGCTTACTGTGGTGGTCTTTGGGTCGCGGCTCTCCAGGCCGGCTCCGCTTTGGCCCTTTTAGTTGGGGACAATGGGGCTGCGGTTTATTTCAACGCCAAGTATGAGAAAGCTAGAAGCGTTTACGAGAAGCTCTGGAATGgttcttattttaattatgataaCAGTCGAAGTGGCTCGAGCTCATCAATCTTGGCTGATCAATTGGCTGGACAATGGTACGCGAGGGCTTGCGGACTGAAGCCGATAGCGAAAGAAGAGTGGATCAAGAAAGCGTTGGAGACGGTCTACGACTTCAACGTGATGAAAGTGAGAGAAGGGACGCGTGGGGCTGTCAACGGGATGTTACCGGATGGACGAGTAGACACAAGCACGATGGTGTCGAGGGAGGTTTGGGCCGGGACTACATACTCGGTCGCGGCTTGTATGATTCAAGAAGGGCTTGCGGACAAAGGGTTTAGGACAGCAAGGGGAATCTATGAGGCAGCTTGGTCTGACCGGGGTCTCGG CGTCTCATTTCAGACACCAGAAGCTTGGACCACAAACGACGAGTATAGATCACTTTGTTACATGAGGCCATTAGCTATATGGGGGATGCAGTGGGCACACACAATGCCACAACCTAATAGAGAACAAGAACAATCATTAAGGAtacaagaggaagaggaaacGTCTGTGCTGTTTCAGCAACACGCAGGGTTTATTAAAGTGGCTCACTATCTGAAAACAACAAAGGGAAAAGACCACAGAAGCCGCCTCCAGTCTGCTTACGAGACCTTCCTCAGGGTAGTCCGCCTTTAG